The nucleotide sequence GGCCAGGGGCGGTTCTAGTCACAGAAACGAACGTCCCCAATCGCGAGAACCTCACCTATTTTGGCAATCGCAACGAAGCCCATTTAATCTATAACTTCAGCTTGCCTCCTCTCGTGGTTAACGCGCTGCTGCAAGGGAGTTCCAAACATCTCAAAACTTGGATGATGAGCATGCCCCCCGCCCCCTTTGGGTGCGCTTATCTCAATTTCACGGCTTCCCACGATGGCATCGGCATGCGTCCCACCGAGGGGCTGCTGGATGAGAGCGAGTACAACACCTTTTTAAGCTGCATGCAGCAGTTTGGAGGCGAAATCAGTATGCGCACTCGCCCGGATGGTTCTGAAAGCCCCTACGAAGTCAACATCTCTTTCTTCGATGCCATGAAAGGCACGGCCAAAGGAGAAGATCGCTGGCAGATTCAACGCTTTCTCTGTTCGCAAATCATCATGATGTCTCTAGAGGGCATCCCCGCCTTTTACATTCATAGCTTGCTAGCCACCTCCAACGATCGCGAGGCGGTGCAACGCACGGGGCGGAAGCGCTCGATCAACCGCCACCAATGGGACTATAGCGAGCTGAAAGCCCAGCTCCAGAGGCCAAACTCCCCCCACGCGATCGTCTTTCGAGAACTCTCCCGCGCGATCGCCATTCGCCGCCGACAACCGGCCTTCCATCCCAATGCCACCCAGTACACCCTCCACCTGAAACCCTCTCTATTTGCGTTCTGGCGGCAGAGCATGTCTCGCGATCAGAGCATCTTTTCCATTCACAACTTGACCTCCCGCACCCAAAGGCTAGCGCTGCGGGAGCTGAATCTAATCGGTACCGAGCCCTGGTTCGATCTGTTGGGAGACCAACAGATCGAGGATAATTATGCAGATTTCGTGCTGAGACCTTACCAATCCGCTTGGATTTCAAACAAATCAGGTAGTGAATCGGCCCACAGTTACTGTCAAGTCGTGTGTACCTAAAATGTCTGCAGTGTATTCTACAGGACTCAATGGAGCGATCTATGGGCAGCACCGTGGAAGACGTTTGGGAACCTCCCAACGCAACGATCGCTCAGCAGGATCTCGCCGACGGTCAGCATCAGCCGCCCGGTTCCGCTGCCTTTCTTACCCTTTGCATTGCCCTACTCTCCATTTCCTTCGCGCCAATTTTCATTCGCCTGAGCGAAACGGAGTTGGGGGCTAACGGGACGGTATTCAACCGCCTCTTCATTTTTGTTTTGGTGTTTGGGCTGGGTCGGGCGATCGCTGGAAGGCTTGCGCCTGCGGACGAGTCTGAGTCGTCCGAGCCTCCGACTGGCCAGCAATGGATATTGTTAGCCAGCGTCGGGGTGATTTCCATTCTCTCGTTGGTGCTGTGGGCAATTTCACTGCAATACACCACGGTGGCCAAGAGCATGTTGTTGAACAATCTCACCCCTATTTTCACCAGCTTGGGCAGTTGGACGATTTTTGGCAAACAGTTCGATCGCCGCTTTTTGCTAGGGATGGCAATCGCCTTGTCGGGGGCGATTGGCTTGGGCTTGGAGGATGTCAATGGTGCCGAGGGGCTGCTGGTTGGAGATATCTTCGCATTGCTTTCGGCGGTGTTTTTGGGTGGCTATTTCCTGATAGTGGAGCAACTGCGCAGTCGGTTTTCAGCGACGACGATTTTGCTGTGGAGAGGGGCGATTGGCAGCCTGTTGCTGTTGCCCCTGGTGTTAGTTGTCGAGGGACAAGTGCTTCCCACCACCGAGGTTGCCATCTTTGCGGTGCTCGGGTTGGGGCTGGTGAGTGAAGGGATGGGCCAGCGTCTTTTGGCCGATTGTATGGACAAATTCTCCTCCAGCTTTATTTGCTTGTTTTTGCTGTTAGAGCCGATTGTGAGTGCGATTTTGGCCTGGGTGATTTTTGTGGAGCGTCTCAGCCCCACCACTTGGATTGGGTTTGCGGTGGTGTTAACCGGGCTATATTTGGCGAAATCTAGCCGTTCGGCCGCGCAAGGCCCAACTGAGGAGCTGGAGTTGGAGGCGATCGCTGTAGAGTCTGTCGCCGACTGAGCTGGCAGCGCTATGCTGCAAGCGTAATGACCGATCGGGAGCGCGATCGCCTCAGGAGCCACAGCGATGCAAATTTGGGTGGATGCAGATGCTTGTCCGAATGCGATTAAAGACATTTTGTTGCGGGCAGCAAAGCGGGTGCAGATTCCAGTGACGTTGGTGGCCAATCAGCCGCTGCCGCCGATCGCCTCGCCCTTGATTTCAGCCATTCAGGTCCCACCCGGATTGAATGGGGCAGACGATCGCATCGTGGCAGAACTGCAGCCCGGAGACTTGGTTGTGACTGCAGATATTCCGCTAGCAGCAGAGGCGATCGCAAAGGGCGGTTACGCCCTCAACCCGAGGGGGGAGTTGTATACGAAGAATTCGATCCGGGAGCGGTTGGCATTGCGCAATTTTATGGACGAGTTGCGCAGTGGTGGCGTGGATACGGGGGGACCAGCGGCCTTCGGCCAGCGCGATCGGCAAGCTTTTGCCAATCAGTTAGATCGCTTTCTCACCAAACATTATCGGTCAGACCGGCGATAATGAAACACCCCACGAGATTGACTCAGGTCCTGCGGCGATGGCTGCCGGTCGTCAGGCAAGATGCCCCTGTTTCGAGCGAACCCTGTCGAAGCCCTGCTGCAAACAAACCTGTTATACATTGATCTGGCGACAACCTAGCGATCGCCGTTTTCGCCATTCGGCCCGAGCTCGCTCCCAAACTCTTTCCATCGAGCAGTTATGGAAACCCTTCTGAACGAAGTTGCCAGTACCCCGCTGCTGGGCTTTACGCTGCTGCTATTGGTAGTGCTCACCCTGCCCCCTCTGTTCGAGCGACTGCGGTTGCCTGGTTTGGTGGGTTTGCTCTTCGCCGGCGTCGTGTTGGGGCCAGCAGGGCTGCAATTACTCGATCCCGCCTCCGAAACCATCAAACTGCTTTCGGATATCGGCAAGATCTATCTGATGTTTGTGGCCGGTCTGGAAATCGATCTAGACGACTTTCGCAAGCAAAAATATCAAGCGTTGGGGTTTGGCCTCGCCACCTTTTTGCTGCCGTTGGCGGCAGGAACCCTGGTTGGCTACGGCTTTGGCTTCGGCTGGAATGCATCGATATTGCTGGGCTCGCTCCTAGCCTCCCACACCTTGCTGGGATATCCTATCGTGCGCCAGCTAGGGGTTGCCAACAGTCCGGCAGTCACCGCCACCATTGGTGCCACCATCTTTACAGATATTGCCGCTCTGCTGGTGCTGGCGATCTGCATCTCCATCCATAGTGGAGAGTTTACTGCCACCACGCTGGTCGTTCAATTGGCGGTCGTGGCGCTCTATGCCGCTCTAGTTCTGTTTGGCTTGGATTGGGCCGGACGCAAATATTTCCAGTTGGTGGGGGACGAAGAAAGCAATCAATTCCTGTTTGTTCTGCTCGCAGTCTTTATTGTCTCGGCTGGCGCACAGGTGATTAATGTCGACAAAATTGTGGGTGCCTTTCTAGCCGGGTTGGCCATTAACGATGTGGTGGGTCGCAGTCCTGTAGAAGACAAGGTGGTTTTTGTGGGCAGCACCCTGTTCATTCCCTTCTTTTTTGTGGGGATGGGCCTGATTATCGATCTCGACCAATTTATTGCGGCATTTGCCTCCGATTTGGGCTTAATCGCAGCCATTTTAGCGGCATTGTTTGGCGGAAAATTTTTAGCGGCGGTGACAGCACGGCTGCTCTACAGATATGGCTGGAACGAGACCGCGACAATGTGGTCCCTGTCGCTACCGCAGGTGGCTGCGACATTGGCGGCAGCCTTGGCAGGCTTTAATGCCGGCTTGCTACCGCAGGCCATATTTAACGCAGTGATTGTGCTGATGTTAGTGACAGCCGTTGCCGGTCCGATCTTGACCGCTAAGTTTGCGCCACATATCTCTGCTGCGACACTGCCAGAGGATGGCGGTGCGACCTCGTCCGCCGAGGCGGATACTTTCCTCAATGCCCCCCTAGGCAAACCCTTTACGGTGATGGTGCCGGTGGCCAACCCCAAAACTGAGCGGAACTTAATTGAGTTGGGTGCTCTATTGGTCAAGCACGAAACTGGGCGATTGCTTCCGCTCGCGATCGCCAAAGGCCACGTCCGTATGGATGCCCCCGAACTGGACGAAGGCTTGCAACAAGCACAAGCACTGTTACGGCAAGCTGTGGAGGTGGGCCACGAATTCGGGGTCGAAGCTAAGCCGTGGATTCGTATCAGTGACGATATTGCTAGGGGAATTAGCCGTTCGGCTAAGGAAGCCAAAGCGGATTTACTCTTGCTGGGGTGGAGTAGCAGCACCCGCTTGACAGAGCGGTTGGCGGGCAGTGTGGTGGATAGCGTGTTTTGGGCGGCCCACTGTCCGGTAGCAGTGGTGCGATTGGTGCAAGAGCCCGTCGAGATCGATCGCATTCTCGTGCCCGTGCGCGATCTCTCCTCCAACTCCCAACACGCGATCGAGTTCGCTCTGTTATTTGCCGACACCCACAACGCTAAAGTGAAGCTATTCCACGTCTCCAAATATGCCACGCGCGAGGAAATGGAGGCGTTTGAAAGCGAAATGCTGGCAATCGCCGAGCGCACGCAATTACCCGTACCGGTCATTGCTAAAGTGATTCGCTACGACAATGTGGCCCGCGCGATCGTAAAAACTGCCAAGCGCTATGACATGGTGATGTTGCGTTCCATTCGCCGCAGAACCAGTGGCGGTTTGGCCATCAGCGATCTTTCTACGCAAGTGTTAGAGCGCTTGTCCTGTTCTGTTGTTTTGTTGGGGGAGCCGCAGGCTTGAGCGCGAAATGCAGGCGGCAGCCCTCCATCAACCCAAAAACCGCCGCACGGTATCTTTCACAAATGGCTCCAACCACTTCTCTCGCTCTGCCCGCTGCACCTGTTGTTCCACGATTGTCTCAATCCCCTCAGCCCCCCAACTGCCATCGCGCTTGAAATATTCGATAAAACTGCGCCCCGCGATCCGCGTCAAATAGCCCGCACTCGCCGCCTGGATCGGAGCGGTGACTAAAAAACCGATTGGCGTAACCTCGGCGATCGCCGCCATCACTCCCGTCATCAACTGAATGCTGCCTTCAATCAACCCCATGCCCGCCAACGTTTTTGCCAGCGAATAGGCCAACTCTTTCCCCCGCGCGAGATTGAGTTTGCAGCCGTATACCCCGCCAATTTCCACCACCATCTGGGCGTTAATGGCAGCCGCCGCCAGCAGATCCACCACCGGCAAAGGATTGGCAAACACCGCCGCCGTGACAATCCACTGAAACCGCTCCACCACTTTCTCCGCTTCCTTTTCCATCTGCTGGCCCAGAATCCGGCGGGCCTCGGCACTCAACTGCTCCGATTGCAGCAAAGCATTGTCCAGCACCAGCGATCGCCCCTCCGCCAACAACACCTGATGAATCCGCTGCTTGAGCTCTTTTAGCTTGGGTTCCACCGCATAGCTCTGCCCTGCCACCACAATTGGCTGAGGATGTGCCGCCGCCAAAATGACGTCTTCGAAGGCAATTGTTCCTTGCACCCGTTCGCGCAACTGGGCCAGCAACTGCGCCTGCTCGGATTCGGTGTAGCGATCGGCTTTGTTGAGCACGAGTAGCGATCGCTTGCCCAACTCTGCTAGGGCCATCAGGGGTTCGTATTCCGATTGGGTCAGATCGCCATCGACGATGAATAACAGCAGGTCGGCAGCCGCAGCCTGAGCTTTCGCTTCCCCTTCGCGATCGAGCCCTGCCGCGCCAATTTCTAAAATGCCGGGGCTATCGAGGATGTCGATGGGGTCGGCAATCCCCGGCAGTTGCCAGCGGTGTAGGGCGGAAGCAGTGGTGGTGCCCAACTCGGCTCCGACTGTCCCCACCGTCTTGCCCAGCAAGGCATTGAGAACGGAGGTTTTACCTGCCGAGCCCGTGCCGAAGATCGCGAGTTTGAGTCGCTGGTTGGCGAGGTTGCGATCGATGGCGGCGGCTTTAGCGGCGATCGCCTCTCGGGCCACTTCGTCTTCGATTTGGTGGAGTTGTTGCTGCACGGCAGCGAGACGATCTCGGGTGGCGGCCTGCTTTTCGCTGGCCGATTCGGGGAGTTTCTTTTGGCTGGGGGATGACTGGGCGGATTGCGGCGATCGGGTGAGCACGATGAGGAAATATCCGGCGGCTGCGAGGCAGCCTAGCAGGATAGCAGCCAAGATCCCAACTAAGATATAGGTCAGCCAAGGGGTGAAGCGAACGGCATAAATCAGATCGAGAAAGGTGCGGATCAGCCAGACCAAGAGGCCCACGAAGATGCCGAAGAGGGCGAGATAGATGGCCAGTTTGAGCGATGGCGACATGGCAGAACTCCACAGAGGGGGCGCGCATACCCCTTGTTTCCCTCTAACACATTGTGGCAGGGGGCGGTTCGATGCTTAGATCGCAATTCTGGGGGCTGGAGAAAGGGCTATTGGATGTTCGGAGTGGGGAAAATCTGGATATTTAGTGGGATGAATCCGATGCGTAAAATGGCTTAGGGTTGTGCTGAATGCGCAATTCGCCTGCGACCCCGTGTCCTCACTCATGTCAATTCTATGTCTGCCAAGCTGCATCCCCTCCTCAACGATCCCCCGCTCTCCCTCAACACCCACAAACTGGCCCATCTACTGGGCAGTACCCCCAATGTGCTGATTGTCCAAGACCTCGATGGGGTCTGTATGGAATTGGTCAAAGATCCCCTCGATCGCCAGATCGACCCTACTTATGTGGTGGCCACCCAGCAATTCGATCGCCATTTTTACGTGCTCACCAACGGCGAGCATGTGGGAACGCGGGGGATGAATGTCATTGTGGAACGGGCCTTCGGCGATCGCGATCGGGTTCGATCGGAAGGGCTGTACTTGCCCGGTTTGGCGGCCGGTGGCGTGCAGTGGCAAGACCGCTTTGGCAACCTCGATTGTCCTGGGGTCAGCTCGGCAGAACTGTCCTTTTTGGCTGCTGTGCCGGGGCGCATTCAGAGGTGTTTGCGGCAATTTATCGAGCAGCATCCCGAGGCATTACCTTCGCAGGAAGCCGATCGCTGCATTCAGTCCTCCCTGTTGGATAACATGGCCTCCCCCACCGCGAACCTAAACACCTTTCACGCGGCATTGGGCGATCGCACCGACCTCTACATCGAGTTGCAACGGCGGGTGTTGGATTTGATGCAAACACTCTTGGCAGAAGCGGCGACGGGAGGGCTAAATGATTCTTTCTTCTTACACTTGGCTCCCAATTTAGGGCGAGATGAGATAGGCAACGAGCGCATTCGCTGGGCGAGCGATACCGATTCGGGCACAACGGATTTTCAATTGATGTTGCGGGGGGCGGTGAAAGAGGCTGGGGTTTTGGCGCTGCTCAATCGCTATTACCGCCAGCGCACGGGGGAGTTTCCGTTGGGAGAAAACTTTAGTGCCCGCCAAGCACCGAAAGAACACAGTGCTTTGTTGGAATTGGTGTTGGAAAATTTCGACCCTGCGGCAATGCCGGCGATCGTGGGGGTGGGGGATACGGTCAATAGCTCTGTGGTGCAGGCGCAGGAACGGCTAGAGGTGCGGCGGGGGGGTAGCGATCGCAATTTTCTGCAGCTCGTTCAAGATATTGGTCGCACGTTTAATGTGGGCAATGTGGTGGCTTATATCGACAGCAGCGGTGGAGAGGTGAAAAATCGCAAGCCCGTCAGGGTGGATCGCAATAATCCCGAGAAACCAGTGGCGATCGAGGGGCCGGGAGACCCATTGGATGAGGCGGAACCGCTGACGTTGGATCTGGTGTTTGCGGGGGGGCATCGAGAATATATTTCAGTGTTTCGAGCGGCGGCGCAGCAGCGAGCAGAGAATTTTTGAAGGGTATTCCCTCCGAGCTGGGTTCGGTGAATTAGGGGGCGAGGGGCGCGCGCTCTTGGTAGATCGTTGGGGGCGATCGCCGCTAGCCAGAGCACTAGCTAACGTCCGCAAACGGACGAACCGTCAAAATTTCGTCTGGACGTAGAGTCTCCACAGCAGAGACAGGAACGGCGATCGTCTTAATTGACTCGCCCACAGCATTAAAGACCTCCAGAACGCAGCCCTCTTCGCCTCCAGAAGGATGTGGGACAAAATCGACCAATACTGCAATATCCCCCGCTTTGAGATCGTGCTCGGGCAGATCTCGGCTTAAAGCGACTTCTCTGTATAGTTCTAGAGTCACGATCGCCCTTCCTTCAAAGGTTTGAGAGTCACGAACTTGAATGTGCCATCGGCCTGCTGTTGTAGCCAAATTGTAACCACAGGAAGGGTTACACCATTGATGCCAGCCAACTCTCCGGCAACCTGATAAAAGACGCCATACTCGTTTCTTCTTGCTTCAACTGCTTCACCAGATCGGGCAATGGACCGGATAGCTAACTTCAGTGCTGCGGGATTATCGGGTGTAAACCCTGCCCTTGCCAGGAATTTTGATTTATCGTTCCTGGTTTTCCGAACGAGTAAGTACTGGGTTATCTTCTCGTTGGATATGACGGCAATGTCTGGAATCTTCACAAAATCGCTCTGGCTTGGCTATTTCGATTGCTCGGGTTAGCTCCGTCAGTACTGGGCAAACTGCATCGGTAAGTTTAGCACTTCGTTAAACTTCGTTAACGACCCCATCAGGGCCGTACCCTTGCTACAAGCACCCTAAAGCGATCGCACACAACCCAACCCAATTCCCCCACGCACCAAAGCCATTTTCAGCAACCCCAAAGCCTCAGCAGAATAGCCCCCAACCTTTCCATCGGCTATCCCTCCCCTCTCCCTGATGCTGCTGGCGAAATTCATATTCCGAAACATTGGCCATTTGTCTAGATGCCTATGGCCCCCTTCCCCTAACCCCTACCCCCAACTTTGGGGGCAGGGGAACAAGGCCCCGTAAGGATTTTCGGCTGTTTCTCCCCTCTCCCAAGTTTGGGAGAGGGGCCGGGGGGTGAGGGCCATGCAGAGGACTTGCACCATGCCAATATTTCTAAATGTTAAATTGGTCAGCAGTATCCTCCCTGGGGTGAGGGCCGGGGGAGAGGGCCATGCAAAGCCCTCAAACCGCCCAATGCTTCGCCCGCTTCACCGCCTCCTTCCACAAGCCAAAATTCTGCTGCGCCTGCTGCGCCCCCTCCCCCGGCACAAACACGCGATCGATCTGCCGCTGCGCCACCATCTCGGCATAGCTGGGGTAAAACCCCACCGCCAAACCCGCCGCAAACGCCGCCCCCTGTGCCGTCGCATCGGCGATCGCCGGACGTTCCACTTCAATCCCGGCAACATCCGCCTGAAACTGCATCAAGAAATTATTTTGACAGGCCCCCCCGTCCACCTTCAGCCGCCGGATAGGGGTACCGAGGTCGAGATTGACGCACTCCACAATCTCGCACACCTGATAGGCGATCGCCTCCAACACCGCCCGCACCATATGCTCTCGCTGTACGCCGCCGGTAATGCCCAAAAATGCGCCGCGCGCGCTCATATCCCAATGGGGAGCCCCCAAACCGCTGAGGGCAGGGACAAAAAAGACGCCGTCGCTGTCGGGGACCGAGCGGGCAATCTCCTCCGTCTCCGCAGAAGACTGAATGATTTTCAAACCATCCCGCAGCCATTGAATGCAGGCACCCCCCGTAAACATGCTGCCTTCTAGGGCATAACCCGCCTTGAATCCGCTCCCGTTCGTTTGTTCTGTCCAGGCCACCGTTGTGAGCAATTGATTCTGCGATCGCGCCATCTCTGCCCCCGTATGGGAGACCAGGAAGCAGCCGGTGCCGTAGGTGCATTTCATCAATCCGGGGCGATCGCAGCCGTGGGCAAACAGGGCCGCCTGTTGATCCCCCAAAATGGCGGTAATGGGCAGTTCTGCATCGCAAATAGAGGGTTCGAACCGGCCAAATTCCCCCAGGCTCGGCTTAATCTCCGGCAGTAGTTGGCGAGGAATGCCGAACAGATCGAGCAGCGTATCGTCCCAATCGCCCGAGTCGAGGTTGAACAGCATCGTGCGGCTGGCGTTGCTGTGGTCGGTGGCGTGAACTTGCCTGCCCGTTAGATTCCACAAGATCCAAGTGTCAATAGTCCCCGCCAAGACATTATTCAGGTCCAGATCCGGCTGAGCTTGCTTGACTTCGTTCAACAGCCAACTCAACTTGGTGGCCGAGAAATAAGCGTCCAGCACCAATCCCGTGCGTTCTGCAATCGTTTGGGCATGTCCCTCGTCCCGCAGGCGATCGCAGTTGGCCGCCGTGCGGCGATCCTGCCACACAATCGCTCTGTGCAAAGGCACTCCAGTGGCTTTATCCCAGAGCAAGCAGGTTTCCCGCTGCACCGTCAGCCCCACCGACTTGACGGCAGTAGGCGCAATGCCGGAACCGGCAAACACCTCCCGAATCACCGCTTGGGTATCCCGCCAAATTTCGCTAGCGTCGTGCTCCAGCCAGCCCGGTTGGGGATAGTACTGGGTGAATTCTTTGTATGCTTGAGCGATCGCTTGGCCGCTAGCGTCAAATAAGATGGCGCGATTGCCTGTGGTGCCGAGATCGAGGGCCAGAATATAACTCACGCAAAAACCTCTTTTTAAACGACTTTTATGTGACGCCCCCTTCTCCCAGTGCCTCTGCCCGCCCTTGCCGCATCAATAGAATCGCCTGAGAGTCTTTGAGTTCGAAGGGACCCACTTGCTCGCAGTTACCGCTTAACCCCAGACCGGGAGAGGCGATCGCCACCTTCCATTCCGCAGGCGAAATCTGCAGTAGGCGATCGAGGGAAATCTCGACGGGGTTACCCCCCATATGGGCCACAATTGCCACTTGCTCCGGCAGGCGATCGGTTTGAACGAGTTCCCGAGGTTCAGTCCGCATACCGTAGAATACCGTCGATTCTGCATTCCCCAAACACTCGAATATATCCTCTTTGGTGCGCAGATTGCGTCGCAGCCAACGGTGATGGCGGCGAAACTGGCGCACGGCTCGATTGTAAGCAGTTTGGATCGGGTCTAGGGCCAACTGGTGCAAAGACACATTGCAAATGTCGTAGCAATCTTCCATAAAGGCCCGCGCAAACCGCTGCAGCCGCTCCACATTCAGGCTGGAGAGCCCCTTCGATTTCCCCGGCTTATTGAGCTGGCTGAGGGCGCGGGCATAGGTGGCACAACTGGAGGCATAGTCCTGAATTTCGCCATCGTCCCAAGTGGAAAAGTCTACATCATCCGCCAAACAGCTCTGGCAAATGCGGGTCACCCCCTCCAAATTGAACTCCATCACGCTGATGGCTTCGTGCAGTCCTCGGATAAATGCCTTGAGCTCGTCATAGTCCGTAAAGCCGAAATGCTTCAGCCGTTCGAAATTTCCTTCAGCGGCATACATCTCCGGTGGCACCTGCCATTCTAGAAAGCCCCCCTCCTCTGCCACCACCTTGACGCCGTAATAATCATCTGTGTTGCGAACAAATCCCCAGGGCGATCGAGCGGTGGCGTTGATAAAGTCCATCGGCAGACCAGGCATAAACCCATAAGTCAGCAACGTTGTAGCGGGATTGTCGTAGGCGTTTTTCAACACCTCCTGGAGACTGTCACCCAAGTTCCAATTAATCAATCCGTCGGGATCGATCTGGGTGCCGCGACGGACGGTGTCGTGGTTGCCGCAACCCGTAATCCAATGAGATCCGTGGTAGATAGTCTCTTGCACTCGACCCCACTTATCCTCCCAAAAACCAATCAGGGCAGGCGTATTGTGGGCAAAAATGAGCGGTCCCCACTGATAGCAGTCGGGCATGATCCGAATCAGATCTAAATAGGTGGACGATTCTTCCCAACCTTCTTCCGGCCAAGGACGGCCATCTTCAAAAATGCAGAATAGCTTGCGACAGCGACCGCCAATATTCTGCTTGAGGTCCGCCATCGCCTGTAAGTAGACGTCGTCGTATTCCACTCTCCCAGAGAGAGGATTGAAAAATTTGAAATCTTGGGCGCCGTCAATCCGCAGGCCATCCACACCGGTATTCATCTTGCGCCGCTGCATCTCCAATAACATGGCCCGCACAGTGGGGTTTTGATGGTTGACATCCTGACCGTACATATTCGGGCCTTTGAGATAGCGCCCGTTCAAGAGATCGAGCACCTGGTTGTCGGCGTGACCGTAAACAATGTCATAAATCAGTTGAATGGGACCCGAGGGAAAGGTGTGCAGCGTTTCAATAAAGTCCACCAGTTCGTCGGGTCGCTGCGTTTCCAAGAGAGCGGGGTTGGTGGCAGCCATGCCGGAGAGCACAATATCGTATCCCCAGTTTTGGGTATTGGGTTTGTAGAGCACGACATCCACCTGGCTCATGCCGGGGTCGTCGTTCAGGGGCTGCCAAAATTGATGCCCTTCGCCGCGATATTCCACAGTGGGTTCCACCGGCATCAGTTGTAAGGCATCGTATTCCACATAGTTTTCTTCAGCGGGGGTAAGGGGCTCGCCAGCAGAAATTTTGGCAGCAAGATTGCGATAGACCTGGGTCAAGCCCGCGATCGAGCCTTGTTTTGAGGCCGTACCCACATGCAACTGCAGAATATTGGTGGGGGTGGGCACCCGCACGGCGGCAGAGGGGTCCATCTGCACGGGGCCAAAATGTTCTAGGTCTGCCCGCCCCCGTTGCAAGCGATTGAAATCGTATACCTCCGCTGGGGCAAATATCCC is from Synechococcus sp. PCC 7336 and encodes:
- a CDS encoding sugar phosphorylase; its protein translation is MDRVLSVQPVEYFTQRVQPLVELVYAELGVDVDALCDRIYDLLEPHLAATAVEPVERWSQDDVLLITYGNSISDRGQGKPLHTLYRFLSDYLLGTVTGVHILPFFPYSSDDGFAVIDYRQVSPELGDWEDIRQIAGQFDLMVDLVINHVSSQSEWFQQLTCGQAPGCDYFIAVAPDTDLSEVVRPRNTPLLRPVETPQGQQHVWATFSHDQIDLNFSNPDVLLECIRILIHYLNAGTRILRLDAIGYLWKAIGTPCIHLPKTHALVKLIREILYLLRPGAVLVTETNVPNRENLTYFGNRNEAHLIYNFSLPPLVVNALLQGSSKHLKTWMMSMPPAPFGCAYLNFTASHDGIGMRPTEGLLDESEYNTFLSCMQQFGGEISMRTRPDGSESPYEVNISFFDAMKGTAKGEDRWQIQRFLCSQIIMMSLEGIPAFYIHSLLATSNDREAVQRTGRKRSINRHQWDYSELKAQLQRPNSPHAIVFRELSRAIAIRRRQPAFHPNATQYTLHLKPSLFAFWRQSMSRDQSIFSIHNLTSRTQRLALRELNLIGTEPWFDLLGDQQIEDNYADFVLRPYQSAWISNKSGSESAHSYCQVVCT
- a CDS encoding YaiI/YqxD family protein, whose protein sequence is MQIWVDADACPNAIKDILLRAAKRVQIPVTLVANQPLPPIASPLISAIQVPPGLNGADDRIVAELQPGDLVVTADIPLAAEAIAKGGYALNPRGELYTKNSIRERLALRNFMDELRSGGVDTGGPAAFGQRDRQAFANQLDRFLTKHYRSDRR
- a CDS encoding DMT family transporter, with translation MGSTVEDVWEPPNATIAQQDLADGQHQPPGSAAFLTLCIALLSISFAPIFIRLSETELGANGTVFNRLFIFVLVFGLGRAIAGRLAPADESESSEPPTGQQWILLASVGVISILSLVLWAISLQYTTVAKSMLLNNLTPIFTSLGSWTIFGKQFDRRFLLGMAIALSGAIGLGLEDVNGAEGLLVGDIFALLSAVFLGGYFLIVEQLRSRFSATTILLWRGAIGSLLLLPLVLVVEGQVLPTTEVAIFAVLGLGLVSEGMGQRLLADCMDKFSSSFICLFLLLEPIVSAILAWVIFVERLSPTTWIGFAVVLTGLYLAKSSRSAAQGPTEELELEAIAVESVAD
- a CDS encoding YcjF family protein; this encodes MSPSLKLAIYLALFGIFVGLLVWLIRTFLDLIYAVRFTPWLTYILVGILAAILLGCLAAAGYFLIVLTRSPQSAQSSPSQKKLPESASEKQAATRDRLAAVQQQLHQIEDEVAREAIAAKAAAIDRNLANQRLKLAIFGTGSAGKTSVLNALLGKTVGTVGAELGTTTASALHRWQLPGIADPIDILDSPGILEIGAAGLDREGEAKAQAAAADLLLFIVDGDLTQSEYEPLMALAELGKRSLLVLNKADRYTESEQAQLLAQLRERVQGTIAFEDVILAAAHPQPIVVAGQSYAVEPKLKELKQRIHQVLLAEGRSLVLDNALLQSEQLSAEARRILGQQMEKEAEKVVERFQWIVTAAVFANPLPVVDLLAAAAINAQMVVEIGGVYGCKLNLARGKELAYSLAKTLAGMGLIEGSIQLMTGVMAAIAEVTPIGFLVTAPIQAASAGYLTRIAGRSFIEYFKRDGSWGAEGIETIVEQQVQRAEREKWLEPFVKDTVRRFLG
- the stpA gene encoding glucosylglycerol 3-phosphatase → MSAKLHPLLNDPPLSLNTHKLAHLLGSTPNVLIVQDLDGVCMELVKDPLDRQIDPTYVVATQQFDRHFYVLTNGEHVGTRGMNVIVERAFGDRDRVRSEGLYLPGLAAGGVQWQDRFGNLDCPGVSSAELSFLAAVPGRIQRCLRQFIEQHPEALPSQEADRCIQSSLLDNMASPTANLNTFHAALGDRTDLYIELQRRVLDLMQTLLAEAATGGLNDSFFLHLAPNLGRDEIGNERIRWASDTDSGTTDFQLMLRGAVKEAGVLALLNRYYRQRTGEFPLGENFSARQAPKEHSALLELVLENFDPAAMPAIVGVGDTVNSSVVQAQERLEVRRGGSDRNFLQLVQDIGRTFNVGNVVAYIDSSGGEVKNRKPVRVDRNNPEKPVAIEGPGDPLDEAEPLTLDLVFAGGHREYISVFRAAAQQRAENF
- a CDS encoding DUF6883 domain-containing protein, coding for MKIPDIAVISNEKITQYLLVRKTRNDKSKFLARAGFTPDNPAALKLAIRSIARSGEAVEARRNEYGVFYQVAGELAGINGVTLPVVTIWLQQQADGTFKFVTLKPLKEGRS
- a CDS encoding cation:proton antiporter, producing METLLNEVASTPLLGFTLLLLVVLTLPPLFERLRLPGLVGLLFAGVVLGPAGLQLLDPASETIKLLSDIGKIYLMFVAGLEIDLDDFRKQKYQALGFGLATFLLPLAAGTLVGYGFGFGWNASILLGSLLASHTLLGYPIVRQLGVANSPAVTATIGATIFTDIAALLVLAICISIHSGEFTATTLVVQLAVVALYAALVLFGLDWAGRKYFQLVGDEESNQFLFVLLAVFIVSAGAQVINVDKIVGAFLAGLAINDVVGRSPVEDKVVFVGSTLFIPFFFVGMGLIIDLDQFIAAFASDLGLIAAILAALFGGKFLAAVTARLLYRYGWNETATMWSLSLPQVAATLAAALAGFNAGLLPQAIFNAVIVLMLVTAVAGPILTAKFAPHISAATLPEDGGATSSAEADTFLNAPLGKPFTVMVPVANPKTERNLIELGALLVKHETGRLLPLAIAKGHVRMDAPELDEGLQQAQALLRQAVEVGHEFGVEAKPWIRISDDIARGISRSAKEAKADLLLLGWSSSTRLTERLAGSVVDSVFWAAHCPVAVVRLVQEPVEIDRILVPVRDLSSNSQHAIEFALLFADTHNAKVKLFHVSKYATREEMEAFESEMLAIAERTQLPVPVIAKVIRYDNVARAIVKTAKRYDMVMLRSIRRRTSGGLAISDLSTQVLERLSCSVVLLGEPQA